The Gossypium raimondii isolate GPD5lz chromosome 2, ASM2569854v1, whole genome shotgun sequence genome segment GTCTCCAGCTGGTTTAGTGTCTCTCACATCTATTTCTGCTAGTATGTATTCTCCAGGGCCTGCTTCCATTTTTGCTATTGGCCCTTATGCTCACGAAACTCAGTTAGTTTCCCCACCTGTTTTCTCGGCTTTCCCCACTGAACCTTCAACTGCACCATTTACACCTCCTCCCGAGTCAGTTCACTTGACTACACCATCCTCGCCTGAGGTGCCATTTGCCCAGTTCCTTGGCCCCAACCTCCAGTATGGAGAGCAGCGATTCCCATTATCCCACTATGAATTTCAGTCTTATAATCTTCAACCTGGGAGCCCTGTAGGCCAATTGATCTCCCCAAGCTCAGGAATCTCCGGTTCTGGCACCTCATCTCCTTTCCTCGATGGTGATTATACTACTGGTCTACGCTTTCCTGAGTTCCAACTGGTTTACCCTTCCAAGCTCTTGAACCTTGATAAGCTTTCCAACCGTGAATGGGGATCATATCATGGTTCTGGTACTTTAACCCCAGACGGTACAACATCCACACCTCGCAATGGTTTTCTTCTGGATCATCAGATTTCTGAAATTGTGTCGCATCCACGCGTGGCTAGAGAAAACCAAACTGATCAGGTTGTGGTTAATCATAGAGTTTCATTCGAGTTAACAAATCAAAAAGCTGCTAGTTGTGTGGAAACTGAGACTGCAACACCATCCGAAGCTGTGGCAGAATCTCTATGGAATGAAGCagcaagagagagagaagaaaacGCCACTAAGTTGTTGGATACTTCTGTATGTAGAGTTGGTGAAACATACAACGGAAAGCCAGAGAATGCTCCAGCAGATAGGGAAGGCAAACCACAGCACCATAAGAACCGATCCATCACTCTCGGGTCAGTTAAAGAATTCAATTTCGACAATATTAATGGAGAGATAGAAGAAAATGCTACTAAGTCAGTGGAAACTTATGAAGGTCGTGTTGGTGAAACATGCAACGAAAGGCCAGAGCAAGCTCCAGCAGATAGGGAAGGCAAACCACAGCACCATAAGAACCGATCCATCACTCTTGGGTCACTTAAAGAATTCAATTTCGACAATGTTAATGCCGAGATAGAAGAAAATGCTACCAAGTCGGTGGAAACTCATGAATGTCGTGTTGGTGAAACATACAATGAAAGACCAGAGAAAGCTGAAGTATCTCTACAGAACGAAGCAGCAAGAGAAACAGAAGAAAACTCTAAGTCGACGGAAACTTACGAATATCGTGTCGGTGAAACATGCAATGTAAGACCAGAGAAAGCTCCAGCAGATAAGGAAGCCAAACCACAGCACCACAAGAACCGATCCATCACTCTCGGATCAGCCAAAGAATTCAATTTTGACAACCTTGATGGAGGTGATGTCCATAATAAGCCCATTGTTAGTTCCGATTGGTGGGCCAACGAGAAAGTAGCCGGAAACGACGACGGCATTCCCAAGAATTGGTCCTTTTTCCCCATGCTGCAACCTGGTGTAAGTTAAAAAACTGGGAAGCATTTTCGTGGGGTGCCTTCTGATTTTCCACATCATTTTAGGAACTTAGGTGTGGCTTGGGGAGGGGATTCAAACAATTTGGTAACAACAACAGAGTGCATGcaattttattcaaatcaagttatagataattttaggggttttttcttttacttagaTTGCATATTGCATGACTGGCTGATCCATGAAGGCTGTTGCTTGCGTCCTTCGTGACTAAAACAACAGGGTCTTATAGGAATATTTCTATGGTTACAATATTGTActatatttttgctaatttaggcAGACAGATATGAAAAACAGTCTCTGATTTTGTGCACACTTGGTGTAAAAATAGCACATCTAATGGCTCTAAAAATTTGATACAGTGGTGTAAAATAATGATATGTAT includes the following:
- the LOC105789113 gene encoding uncharacterized protein LOC105789113, whose translation is MRGANGESRVLNNTLETIHAAANAIASAENRVPHATVQKRRWSGWWSVYWCFGSNKQKKRIGPAVLVSETSASGGNVPAAENPNQASSFTLPFVAPPSSPASFLPSGPPSATQSPAGLVSLTSISASMYSPGPASIFAIGPYAHETQLVSPPVFSAFPTEPSTAPFTPPPESVHLTTPSSPEVPFAQFLGPNLQYGEQRFPLSHYEFQSYNLQPGSPVGQLISPSSGISGSGTSSPFLDGDYTTGLRFPEFQLVYPSKLLNLDKLSNREWGSYHGSGTLTPDGTTSTPRNGFLLDHQISEIVSHPRVARENQTDQVVVNHRVSFELTNQKAASCVETETATPSEAVAESLWNEAAREREENATKLLDTSVCRVGETYNGKPENAPADREGKPQHHKNRSITLGSVKEFNFDNINGEIEENATKSVETYEGRVGETCNERPEQAPADREGKPQHHKNRSITLGSLKEFNFDNVNAEIEENATKSVETHECRVGETYNERPEKAEVSLQNEAARETEENSKSTETYEYRVGETCNVRPEKAPADKEAKPQHHKNRSITLGSAKEFNFDNLDGGDVHNKPIVSSDWWANEKVAGNDDGIPKNWSFFPMLQPGVS